The proteins below come from a single Magallana gigas chromosome 10, xbMagGiga1.1, whole genome shotgun sequence genomic window:
- the LOC105326196 gene encoding galactosylceramide sulfotransferase yields MSCIRRRGFRSRVFWLLATSVLLVPLIHLFHNILSHRTRLDSHLPTLAPRQHIAFVKVHKAASSTIQNVFLRYGYTRNLTFVLGRTTNIYPNIISLTESVTDYNIEPSPSNKTFDILCSHVIYNHNAFRAIMPDDTVYLGSVRDPFQHFISSLHYFRPSYIFNITATDPVAAYLKNPSKYEPKNVKHSMTNNRMALEFGFPLEVFRSRKKKTAAITEYLDQLDSEMDLILVVEKLEESMVLLRRILNWKLQDILYIHKNSFAGMRNETRSKLSKKLYINDDTEENYRKWAKLDYTLYNFATKRLERQIKNQNPDFYDEVRHFKFVRVKVDNFCVYESRAYRPNILVIPQSEWNEQFTVNSLMCSLMQFKERYFVEEIRFQQYGHSPED; encoded by the exons ATGTCCTGTATTCGTAGAAG AGGTTTCCGCAGCAGAGTTTTTTGGCTGCTGGCAACATCAGTGCTGCTGGTCCCACTCATTCATCTGTTCCACAACATACTCTCACACAGAACGCGCCTCGACTCCCACCTACCCACCCTGGCACCGCGCCAGCACATAGCATTCGTCAAGGTTCACAAGGCCGCCAGCTCCACCATACAGAATGTCTTCCTACGGTACGGATACACCCGAAACCTAACCTTTGTTCTGGGTCGAACTACTAATATTTATCCCAACATTATAAGTCTGACTGAATCCGTCACCGACTACAACATCGAACCCAGCCCATCGAACAAAACATTCGACATCTTGTGTAGCCATGTTATCTATAATCACAATGCTTTTCGCGCCATTATGCCAGACGACACAGTTTATTTGGGGTCTGTCAGAGATCCTTTCCAACATTTTATATCCTCACTTcattattttcgcccttcttatatattcaatataaCTGCCACGGACCCAGTTGCTGCTTATTTGAAAAATCCATCCAAATATGAACCGAAAAATGTAAAGCATTCAATGACAAACAATCGCATGGCGCTGGAATTTGGCTTTCCTCTGGAGGTTTTCCGTTCCAGAAAGAAGAAGACTGCTGCCATTACAGAATATTTGGATCAGCTGGATAGTGAAATGGACCTTATTTTAGTGGTGGAAAAACTAGAAGAATCGATGGTGTTGCTCAGGCGGATTTTAAACTGGAAATTACAAGACATTTTATACATTCACAAAAATTCTTTTGCGGGTATGAGGAATGAAACGCGAAGTAAATTAAgcaaaaagttatacataaatGATGATACAGAGGAAAACTACAGAAAATGGGCAAAATTGGATTACACTTTATATAATTTTGCCACGAAAAGGTTAGAGCGCCAAATTAAAAACCAGAACCCAGACTTCTATGATGAAGTTCGACATTTCAAATTCGTCAGGGTAAAGGTGGATAATTTTTGTGTATATGAGAGCAGGGCTTACAGACCCAATATACTGGTTATACCCCAATCTGAGTGGAACGAACAGTTCACCGTTAATAGTTTAATGTGCTCCCTAATGCAGTTCAAAGAGAGATATTTCGTGGAAGAAATAAGGTTTCAACAATATGGTCATTCGCCCGAAGACTGA
- the LOC105326197 gene encoding dnaJ homolog subfamily C member 28: MIRRTHQTFRFSQNPFWLLSLRHIGYQLRGNIRDSYSLLNVTNDSSDDEVREAYLRLAKIYHPDSGTSSADPRKFNQVREAYMTIKNHRSSSSSIQADEQQMDSDLDFDIQHTVPQHRQYLNYDGVGFGTPLQRQKQYAQHRVRKASEDMFELKKAKWTKPSESALMNKTKAKARRNKISNTIDRVVEDLIQESMQRGDFDNLAGYGKPIDYKDRNPLLDATTYKINKMLKDEGFAPDWIMLEKDIRDALMEARSHLARVIDKIGSPPFSSPVQDRAWNFEYERFEAKISLVNDSVKKFNLIVPVLKKQLIPYSAERELNRVLENHKEYLAGPLSRDLTPDPGLVFVGDSLSGQVPQSSSLDNVILWGEVWKQIKSLFSWRKTQEQS; this comes from the exons ATGATTCGTAGGACACATCAGACTTTTCGTTTCTCACAGAATCCCTTTTGGCTGCTTAGCCTTCGACATATAGGGTACCAGCTAAGAGGTAACATTCGTGACAGTTACAGTCTGCTCAATGTCACCAATGACAGCTCTGATGATGAAGTAAGGGAGGCATACTTAAGACTGGCCAAAATTTACCACCCGGACTCTGGAACCTCATCTGCGGACCCTCGCAAATTTAATCAAGTCCGTGAGGCTTACATGACCATCAAG AATCACAGAAGTTCATCATCAAGCATTCAGGCGGATGAACAACAGATGGAcagtgaccttgactttgacATTCAGCACACTGTCCCACAACACCGGCAATACCTCAACTATGAT GGTGTGGGATTTGGGACCCCTCTTcagagacaaaaacaatatgcaCAGCACAGGGTCAGAAAGGCATCAGAAGATATGTTTGAACTGAAGAAAGCCAAATGGACGAAACCTTCAGAATCAGCATTGATGAACAAGACGAAGGCCAAGGCAAGGAGAAACAAGATCAG TAACACTATTGATCGAGTGGTGGAGGACCTGATTCAAGAGTCCATGCAGCGGGGGGACTTTGATAACCTGGCGGGGTATGGGAAGCCTATCGACTACAAGGACCGCAACCCTCTGCTGGACGCCACCACCTACAAAATCAACAAGATGCTGAAGGACGAGGGCTTCGCTCCGGACTGGATCATGTTGGAGAAAGACATCAG ggATGCTTTAATGGAAGCAAGAAGTCATCTTGCTAGAGTTATTGACAAAATTGGAAGTCCACCATTTTCTTCACCTGTGCAAGACAGAGCCTGGAATTTTGAATATGAACGATTTGAAGCCAAAATTTCTCTAGTCAACGACAGTGTGAAAAAATTCAACCTAATTGTCCCTGtgttaaaaaaacaactgaTACCTTATTCTGCGGAACGTGAACTGAACAGAGTATTGGAGAACCACAAGGAGTATTTGGCTGGTCCTCTCTCCAGGGATCTGACCCCTGACCCTGGCCTGGTATTTGTAGGTGACTCTTTGAGTGGTCAGGTGCCCCAATCCAGTTCTCTTGATAATGTGATACTATGGGGAGAGGTCTGGAAACAGAtcaaaagtttattttcatGGAGGAAAACACAAGAACAAAGTTGA